From the genome of Acidaminococcus sp.:
AGGGAACCGCCGCTGTAGAGCGGCAGCAGGACGGCCGTAATAAGAAGAGGCACTCCATGTGATTCGTAGATACCCTCTTTTTTAAGATGCGCCATGACCTCTTTCATAGTATCGGGCAGGATGCCAAAGTGACGCTGAAAAATTCCGATAAGCAGCCCGCCTCCGAGACAAACCGTAACAAGATGGAGTGCGCGGTGGTCGAAAAAAGTGGGAAGTACTTTCCAGAAAAAGAGCATGCCAATGTGCAGCAGTTTCAAAAAGGCCCAGACAATCGCCCCGGCCGCACTGCCTAAGAGAAAAATATAAACGGCCAGGATCGCAGTCAGCCGAATTTTTTCTTTAGTCGATAAAGTAGGTGCAGACATGGTAGCGTCTCCTTTGGTGGATATTGAATGATACTATATATTATATAGGAGAAGCATAGAATTAGACAATGTGTCGCGGCTGAAACGCTGAAAAAAGCGGGAGTAAAAGAAGCTATCCCTCCATCGAAACCAAACCTCCTGCGTCGGTTTGCCCAAAAGAAAAATAAAAGAAAAATAGAGGGTCATCACCCACCGCTAATCGGAAGGTCCGATACCATCGGGCCTTCCTGCGGTTCCCCCTCTTCAATGTCGCGGAGCGACGTCGAAGAGGGTCTCTGCGGAAAATTTTTGGTAGCTCTTTTAAATTAATTTGGCAACGCGAAGCATTGCACCCACAAGCGACACGCGACCAGCGACCGGCGTAAAAGGGGCTGTGAAAAAATGCGTATGCATATTTCACAGCCCCTTTTTATCATTTATCCACTATTTCCGCGCTGCCGCGCACGCGCGTTTCCGTGATTTTTCCGTTCTCTACAAGAATATCCGACCCGATATGACTGGGGCGGCCCATGGCAAATCCCTGATAGATTTCGAAGGTATGCCAGCCATCTGCCGGATTCTTCTGATTGAGCACCAGATAGGCACCCAGGGCGGAAGCCGCCACGCCCGTTGCCGGATCTTCATCGTAGCCGGCATGCTTCGGGAACTGCCGGTCATAATAAACATTTTCTCCTTCTTCCGGTGCCGGTGCAAAAGGACAAAAGCCCGTAGTTTCGTACTTCTCGCAGAGCTCCCTGAGATAAGGGAAGTCCGGCTGCAGTGCATTCAGGATTTCCTTGCTGCGCAGCGGCACCATCAGTTTGAAGCGCGAGGTAGAAACTGACTCAACAGGCCCTTCGCCCAGGTCACTTTCCTTGATGCCAAGAGCGCGGCAGAGTTCTTCCTTCGTAGGAGCGAGTTTTTTGACTTCCGGCAGAAACTGTTTCACAGCGACAGCAATGTCATCGCCGTTTTTCGTCCAGTCGATGCGAATCGGCCCCAGCATGGTTTCCGCATAAAAGGGCGACCGTTTCACCCGGCCTTCTTGAATCAGCACCGTCGAGGTTCCAATTGTATCGTGCAGGCACATCTCCGTTTCCTGAAGCGGCATGAAGTACCGATACCGTACATCACAATCCGGCCGTGTCGGTTTCAATACGAAGGAAGATTCATAGCCAAACTTTTTGGCCATAGCAAGCATTTCTTCCGTTGTCAGTTCATCCGCATCGAGCGTCACGGGATCCGGGTTGCCGCCGCCCTCTGCGGCCTTAAATACCACCGTATAAATCGTCTTCATAGGCCCACTCCTCTCATCACATCTTAGTGAATCTTCCCCTATTATACCGCGCCGCCGTGAAGAACTGTCAATGACAATATCTGCCGCTTAACAGTGTGCATGCCGCGCATTTCCCTGCTATAATCTAGCTAAAGAAATACCGCGCCGGGCCTCAGTGCTGCGCGCGGTTCCATCCTGTTTTGCCAATAAGTACAAGTCAGAAATGAGGCAAGCCTATGAAAATCACCATACTCAACGGTTCCCCGCGCAAAGGAAAAAGTATCACAAGAATGCTGTCCGGCCTTTTACTAGACGGCCTGCAGGAATCATCTGCCAAAGAGGCAGAGATTCAGGAGATTGCCCTCTATGAGAAAAATGTCGAACCCTGCAAGGCAGACTTTTCCTGCTGGTTCCGCAAACCAGGCGTCTGTATCATCAAAGACGACGCCAAAGAAATTTATGAAACGATGCAGCAGTCCGACCTCTGTATCTGGTCTTTTCCGCTCTACTGTTTCGGAATCCCGGCAAAGGTCGTGACCCTCTTCGAGCGCATCCTGCCCTGGATCAGCCCCGAAATCACGAGAGATGCTGACGGCCGGATTTCCCATCCCGGTCTGGGCGGCGGCTGCCGCCACATTCTCGTCATGAGCGGTGCCCTCCCCAATGTGGATGACAATTTCACGGCAGCCGTATTGCGTTTTCGCCGGATGTTCGGAAACAGCGTACCCTGCATCTGCTGCGGCGAATCTTCCCTGTTCCTCTATCACAAATCAGAAGCCATCACAAAGCTCACCGATGACTACCGCCAGCTGATGCAAAAGGCAGGACACCTATTAGGAGAGACAGGACAGATTCCCGAAGAAATACAAAAAGAACTTAATAAGCCCATCATGCCGGTCGAAGAGTATATTAAATTTACGAATGACCGGTGCCGGCCGTTTGTGGAAAGAAGAAAAAAGCGCGAGTAAAGTAAAAAAGCGCATTTGGCATTTTGCCGCGTTCGCGGCAAGAAGTGGTTAGTGGCTAGTGTCTAGTGGCTAGTACAATCGTGCGGGCATCTTCCTTGGCGGATTCTTGAGATAAAATGCAATCGACAGCTAGTTAGAGACAGGCAGCAATTTAGATATATGTCTGTTTTATAAAAATAGGACTGTAAAGGAATAATTACCATTTCTTCACAGTCCTAGTCCTATTTTTGATTGATACGTAAAGAGTCTTGCGACACTATCACGCTTATTAAATAATCGTAATTCAGGATTTTCAGTTAACAAATAAACAATCTCCCCTTAGAATCATTGGGTACCCCAAATATTCCAAGAGGAGAAAAGGCAAACAAAATAGACACAACAGTTTCAAAAGATTACCGAGTCTCTCTATACAATCTTGCGAACGATAACGGGCTGCGCATTGACTACTTCGTAATCTTTGACCAGGTGATAAAACGTACCTTTTTTCAATTTCGTTTTCTTCATAAATTCCACAGCCGAAATTTTCTTATCTTTCCACTGCCAGTACAATTCATCCCAGCCTTCCGGATAAGGAATCTTTTTACGCCCGCGGCCCGGTACTTTCAGCCGGATATCACTAAGGTTTGAAGCTCGTTCCTTGGCATAGCACTCAAGCAACACCCGAACCACAGCATGATTCACTTCAGTGAAAGAAAATACGAAAGTAGATGGGTAGTCAAGTACGCCCACCATGATGCCTCTTTCCAGAAAGCCATTGATTTCCTTCGTGACCGTACGACAATCGTCGCTGATATCCGTCAGCGAGAGGAAAACCAAGATTCCCTTATTGGCTTCTGTATCTTTTTTTAGTTTCTGATAGTTGATTAAATCGCGCTCCGAATCCATATAGATATAGCATTTTCCTTCTTTTTCATGCGGCAGCAAAGAAATTGCCTGCGTTACGAGGTCATCGGACTCTGCTATTTTCTTGTAAATCCAAATTTTATTCATTCGTAATAGCCTTTCTTATACGAGAAAGCAATCCAGGTCGTTCAAACCGGATTTCCGTATAAAGTTCTGTTTTCTCCAAATTCAAGCGAATCTTGTTACCGATAACCGCGCGTTCCATTCCAGCGGGCAATTCACGAAACCGTTTAATCAATTTCTCTCTGTCTTGGGGCGTAGTTAAATCAATAATCAATTCATTTTTATTTTCATTGACAGTAAAGATTTCAGGCGAAATATAATAAAGGTCTTTTAATAACTTAATGGCTTGTTCTGAAACAATACTATCTCCCATATAGTCATTCCAGGTAAAAATACGGAATTCTTCGGGTATTTCGATACCACATTCTGTCATTAAATCGCTAATGATCGTAGATGAAATCTTGTAGATATCCGGCTTAAACACTTCATCAGGATCCGGGTTCTTAAATTTGCGGATGATTTCCTGCACGGCTGGAAGCATTTTGGCCCAATATGCTCGGCAAAAAGCATTGGTCATCTTTTTACGGAGGGCAACGATTTCTCCCTCCAGCGCCGAAGCCATAGTCTTGGACAGTTGGTTATTGACGTGAATGACGATAAGCCGTTTGGAAACCTCCGGCCTGATACTTTCAATATTGTTGGCACTAAATAGGAAAGTAGGATGATTCAAATATCCCTGGGTAATCAGCCATCTGTCACCTTTCGTAATATCAGAAGCGTACCGCCAGCGGGAATTATTGATATCATCAATAAGAATCGGGCAGCCTTTCACCTGAGTGCACAGCGCAGGCATGGCCGTATCTTTAGTCGAGAAGAATTTAGCATCCAGCGCTGTCGGAAGGATACCGAGAACCAGTTTCTGAACCGTCTTTAACAGCTGCGTCTTTCCGTTGTCACTGGGGCCGTATAGCAACAGATAAATAGGGAAGAACCGCGTAGAAACTTCAGCCAGGCTGCCATAGTACCGGAGTGCGGCAAAAAACGGAGAGACAAAAGCATGCACAAGGATGCGCCAGGCTTTTTCTTTTACGCTTTTGGGATCCCCCGTGAACTTGTCAAATCCATCAATGTACTGCAGCCAGCAATGAATATCCGACCTCACTTCATCAAGTGAAGGTGCCAAATCCTGTACGGTATCATTGATAATGATTTTATCATGTTCATAATCGATTTCAAGTTGCGGACAGGTTCTTTGCTTCGCTTTTCTTTCGATACATTGCTTTCGAGAAAACTGAATCATATTCGTTACCTTTTCAAGAGTAAATAAAGTACCATCCGCTTTTATTGAAGGCCGTAGGCTGGCTGCTTTTAAAAGCTCACTCATTGTCTTACTTATTGTACCCACCGTAAAAGCATATTTTGTTTCTTCTGTCGGTACGTCGTGAATGACAATCGCTTCTTTGACTTGCTGCAACTTTTTAATCATGGGAATATCTTCTATATTGGAGCCATCTTCTTTGATTTTTTTCGCTTTATAGGAAATTTCGTCAGTAGAAAGATCCTTCACACTTTCAAAAGCATCACACTGCAGCCTGTAGTATTCCGGATCATCACAGACGCTGTAATTTTCAATCTGTGAACCGTCCCAGGCTCGCGTGGAAGCATTGGCCGAAGCAAAAATGACCCGGGTTTTGCCGTCATTTGCTTTAAGAAGATAGAGCTTCGCATGGGCAATGATGTCTCTGGCTACATACATATGAAACGTATGTTCCGCCATTCGCGCCTGTAGATAAGATTCCTGGCATACGAAATTGGTCACAACCGTCTGCGTTGCCAATAATTCAGCAGAATCGGCACGAATAGATACTGGATTTACGATGACTTCCCCTGTATCAAAAAGCCGCATTAACTGTGAAATATAAGGCAAGCCAAACGAATAGGTAATGATCTTGATATCATTAAATCCACTGAAGGCCTCCTGCCAGGTCATCTTTTCAGAACTCAGAAAGTGCATAAACTCAAATCCGAGCAGGCCATTTGCCCGTGGATTGTCGTCATCCTTTTCCCAATTCTTCACGTCATTAGTAAACAAGCTCAATTCCGGATTTTTCTTTTCTTCCATCATAAACACCTCCATGTATGTCCAAAAAATATGATTTATAAATGGATACTTTTAGTATAATAAGTGTTTAAAAATTAATCAATAAAAATGGACACATAGAGCAAAAAAAATCTAGAATCATGTTTGGAAACTGAAACTACTTTAAACAGCAGCTTTGACCTATATAACCCCATTGTCTCCTTCACCACCGCAAAAGGTCCATTCACCACAGGGACCCCTTACGTTTTGTCTCGTTTCTGGTAAGATAACCCTATATGTAATAGCAATCTTATACAGAAACGAGGTTTTTCAATGAAACTAATCAAACCTTTTGACGAACTCACAATCCAGGATAATTTCATGTTCAAACGTGTCATGCAGAACAAAGAGCTCTGCAAAACCTTGATTGAGAAGCTCCTGCATATCAAGGTGAAGGACATCACCTACCCCACAGAGAATAAAGCAATCAATATGCTCCTGCCATCAAGAGGTGTCCGGGTGAAAGTCCACGTGGGAGATGATACCGACAAAATCTATGATGTTGAAATGCAGTGTACTTACGACAGCACAAATCTTCTGGTAAAATATATGCGCCACGAGGAAGACCTCATGACCGACGAGCAAATCAGAAATGGCACGCCCTGCGAAGAGCTGAACGACACTTATATTATTTTTATCTGTACCTATGATCCTTTCAGCAACGGGCTGGCAAAATACGAATTTGGTTTCCGTTGCAAAGAAAATCCCAAATTAGATTTAGATGATGGGCAAACAGAAATCTTCCTGAATGCAAAGGGTGCCGATGCAGCCCAGGACCCGTTTCTTGCTGCCTTTCTCAGGTACGTAGACGGAAAAGATATGGCCATCACAGATCCTTTCATCGAAAAACTTGATGAAGAGGTTGCCTTTGTTAAAAAGCTTGGCCAGGTGAGAAGAGAGTATAGGCTCCTTGCTGATGAATTCGACCGATGGGCATTAGAATGGCAGGAGCGTGAAAGACTGAGAATCACTAAAAATATGTTCAAAGCTGGGTTCTCGGACGAACAAGTCATGCAGGCGACATTCGATAAGATTGACCTCGATGCCAAGCATCCCGAAGACTAAATAAAAAACGGAGTATACGCTTCCACTACGAAACGTATACTCCGTTTTATTTTTTTAGTCCCTATCAGCCCAAAATTCTCCCTGCCATTTCTTTCGCTCTTTCTTCAATCCCTTCGCACTGCAGGATGCTGCCGGGGTCGTTGGCAGTTTCCATGAGGGCAAAGTGAGGCGGCAGGATGAAGTGTTTGTTGCAGTTCATGGCGTCGATGACTTGCTCTGCCACGATGTCGCCGCCGCTGTAGCCGGAGACGACGAGGGCAAAGACGCGCTTTTTAGCGAATTCCTTGAAGTCCGACCGGAAGAGCGCGGTCATGCGGTTAAAGAAAGCCATGATGTTGGCGCTGACGGAATCGTTATAGTTAGGGCAGCAGAAGATCAGGGTGTCGCTTTCGCGGATAGCGGGATAGCCTTCTTCCACCATGACGCCGCCGTAAAAGCAGTCACCTTTTTCACCGAAGTGGAGGCAGGCTTCATAGCTGCAGCCCCGGCAGTCCACGACGGAACCGTTGCGCAGGCTGACTTCCCGGATGTCGGCCCTACCTTCCATATGCTTGCGAATCATGCTCCAGAGGAGCAGCGTATTGGACGTCTTGCGGCTGCTGGCATGGAAGAAAGCAAGCTTGTGCTTTCCGCCTTCCGGCGCCGGCGCGCCTTCAAAGCTGAGGAGCTGCTCCACCAGTTTCTTTACGGCGTTTTCGTAGGCGCGCAGGTTGACGATGCCCTGCAGCTTGGCCCGGATATTGAAGTTATACAGGGACCCGGTCGCTTCCACAAGCGGTGACCCGGGGAACCCGCAGCCCGACCGGTTGGCGATGAAGATCATCTCCCGGCCGGCTTTTTTGGTAAAGAGTTCTTCCGCGCCGTCGACAACGACACTGCCGATGCAGTTTTCCAGGCAGTGATGGTGCTGGGAAATATACGCGATGATACGGGCGAAATCGACGCTGATGCCGCCGCGTGCCAGATTCACAACAAAAAGTACGCGGCGCGGCTCACCCGCCTTCCTTTCCTCCTCATCCGGAAAGTGAAGTTCAAAATCTGCAAGGCTGGACACGGTGGCACAGTCAATACCAGCGAGTGCCTTGGCAAGGACGCCGTCGACGCGCCGGGTATCCCTGCCCTCTTCCCAGCCCATTTTAACGACATAAAGCATGGTAAAGCCTTCTTTCACGCGTTGCACAAGTTCAGATAGGCGTTCTTAATCCGCGCGTAGAGTTCAGGACACAAGTCGGCGTCTTCATATTCAAAGCCTTCTTCGGTCAGGCGGTTCTTGACGCCCAGGAAAGCACCGCGCTTCCCGTCGCCCAGATAGAGGGAGCCGTAGTGCCATTCGCCCCGCAGGGTCAGAAGAATGGAAATGGCTGCACTCGAAAGGGCCGGTGCAATGTAGGGTTTATATCCAAGGTCACGCACGGCAAGGTTGCAGGTTACGACTTTTTGGGTCAGTTCCCGCGACAGTTCATCGTTGTAATGGGTCAGGCTGTCGGCGATGACAAGGTCCTGGCCATGCGGTCCGAAAGCCCGTCCTTCTGTCAGGTAGTGCGTCATGCGCGGATCTTTTTCGGCATAGTAGCACGCCCGGGCATTCATGACGCCGAGGCCGAAGCCCGATACCTGATAGGGTTTAAGACCGGAGCTTTCCAGAAAGGCACGGCACAGGTTGTCCACGGGGTCGGAAACAATGCAGGCAAGGCCTTTGAAGTCCGCTGCTTTGGCAAGGGCTCCGAAGTGCCGCACGAGCTCACTGTTGGCCGCCAGCTGGGCCATCCGCACGTCTCCTTTGACGCCGATGGGAGGGATGCCTTTCGACGCGCAGAAGATAAAGACGTCGCAGTCAAAAAGGTTTTTCTCCTCCACAATATCGACTTTCGGCAGTACCCGCTCGCCCGTAGCAAAAGGATAACGAATCTGGTTCATTTCGATTTCAAGACGCTGCAGGTTCTTCGTATTGAGGTCGCAGATGCCGATAGAAGCAATCTTGTCAGACCCCAAGAGGCGCAGCCCGATGAGCATCGTCCTGCCCACGTCCCCCAGGGCCAGGATATGGACGCGGTTCTTCTCCTTGAGCGCCGGCCGTCCCGTAAGCGGCAGGGTTTCCTTTACGCCTGCTTCCGCCGGCAGGTCACTGATATGATAAAGTCTCTTTTCCATGAGTCTATGCTCCTTTCAGCAGGTTATTCGCCGCCCCGGTTCCGCTCGCTTTCGCTTTGCAGATTGAGGCCAAGTTCTCCCCAGCGCAGGCGCACCAGCCGTTCGATATCATTTTCGATAAAGCGCGTGGGATCCATGTTGGTATCAAATTTTACCCCGATGTCGATATCGGGAATGCGCGGTACGGTAATCACTTCGCCCAACCGTTTCAGCGTCAGACGTTTTTCATAAAGCGCCTGGTATTCGGCCTGGAGCGTTTCCATGATGAGTTTCGCGTTCTGCAGGCAGGTCAGGGAATAGATAAAGGCCGCGTCCTCGTCGCCGTGCCGGATAAATTCCGGTTTTACGTAGGGCAGGATCAGGTTGACGGACGGGTTCCGGTCGTAGCCGCTGTAGTTATTGGCATTGTCGATACTGTCGCCGCCGATGAACGGGTAGCAGTCTCTTTCATTCAGCCACATTTCGAGCGATGGCAGGAAATACGCGCATTCGCAGTGATATCCCTGCTGCGCCATGAGGTCCATGGCAAAACCGCTCATGACGCCGGCCAGTACCGCCTTGACCTCGACGTCGTTCTTTTTGAGGTACGGCGTCAGCATGCGCATGCGGTGTCCTTTTTCCAAAAGGTCGTCAATAAGGATGACGGGCCGATGGAAGGATTTGATGGTCTTTACCTGGTTATCTACCTTGGCATAGTGGTGAGCTTCCGCCAAGATAAATCCTTTCACGGCGCGGTTGAAGTACTTCTCGATATGAAGGGCTTTCGTCACCGTGTTCGGTACCAGGACGTCGCTCAGGGCCTTGCCGAACGGCACGGACATATACGGTCCCCGCCGCTTCTGCGGGTCTTCCGCCGTGGATACGCCGTTCAGGCGCGCCACCTTCTGGATGATCCGATAGTGCATGGCACTGGTATTAAAGGACAGGATCAGCTTGCCCGGATAGATTCGGCGCATGACGCCAAGCAGATTGTTGTGAGCTTTATCGAGGGCCCGCAGCACCCGTGGATTTTTGTTAAAAGGATTTTTGATGGTTGTTTCCACATCCCGGAAAAGTACGACCGGTGACTTGATGTGCACCGCGTAGAGAGGATGAGGCGAGCCTTCCGGAGCAATATCCACAAAGCCCTGACGCGTCAGCGCTTCCACCGTCCGTTCATTGTAGCCGGACGGATCAATCGGGTGATACACGACGTACGTAAAGTCGCGGTTAATCAGCTCGGTCATCATCTCCGCGAGAAGAATCTGTCCCGGATAGGAAATGCTGCTGTCGTCGCTGACGTAAAAATAACCGATGGCGGCAATGCGTCCGGAAGCTTCTTCCCTCACGTGTTCCGCCACCCGGGCGTCGCGGAATTCCACAAGAAGATTCTGCATAGGCACCTGGTGCACCGCGCCGAAAGCAATCACATGCTCGCCGCGGCCGCCCGTATTCACATACTGTGTGTAAACCCGCCGCGCGCCGTGACCGTCCCATTCCAGATAACGCTGGAGAAGCAAAGGATTCGCGCCGACACTGCTTATCATGGACTGCAAATGTGGCAGTTCTTCCCACGTGCGGGGTCGGAATTCTCCGATACCGATTTCCTGCGCTTCCAGCACATGCTTATAGGCCGGTTCACGCAGATACAGGTTATTGGCATAGATAAAGTTCTGGGCCACCGTGTCGATCAGGGCGGAAATGTCCCGGTTCTGGTCGATATTTTCACGGATACGTGTCGAACTGATATCTTCGTAGAATTTATCCAGTTTCAGATGAATGACGTCGCCCTTGATCAGTTTTTCCGTTGCTTTTTCCCTTGCCTTGGCCGGCGTAGTATCAGAATACCAGTTGGCCTGCTCACGGGTTTCCCGTTCAAAGATGATGTGATTGACGGAATGAATCGTATGGGGGCCGGGATCCTGACGGTAGGCGGAAGCATTTTCCACAACGTCGGACCCGACGGCAATATAGAGGTCCTTATCCGCAAAAATCTCTTTCAGCTTTTTGATATCGTCCGGGTTCGCAATGTTCACCGACAGGTTTTCGGAAAACGGGTAAATATTTTCCGTATCTGCCACGGACATATTCATGATTTTCCGCCGCATCAGGCGGGGCTGTGTATGCTTGGACCAGGAAAATTCATCAAGTGCCAGGTAAACGACAAAGCCCATATCCCTGATTCGCTTGGCCACGGCCTTGTGACCGCTGCTGAACGGGTCGAAGGTGCCGGGATAGAAGCAGACTTTCTGCTCCGGCGGGAAAACAAAATGACCATGGGCAAATTCAGACCAGCTGATAAAGCGGTAAATATGGTTCAGCACGGCCGCGTTGCTGTAAAAGTCCAGCATGTTTTCCGTATTTTCGTTGAGCAGTACCCAGATTTTCTTATAACTGTGCAGGAAGAAGAAATCCTTCCGGATTTCCGGCATCACAGGACTATGGAAAATATACGTACCGATATCGCGGAACGCGTCGCGGCTCAGCTCCTTGTCATAGTGGGCATAGGCCCGCAGCATGGCGTAAAGGAGCCGCAGCTGCCGCTTTTCGTTCTGTCCGTCGTCCTGGGGCATCTGTGCGGAAAAATCCTGGAAGTTTTCCAGCATCACGCCCATTGTGTTGACGGCTGACGTGGCGAGCTGGAAGTTTGTGGATTCGATTTCGTCCTGAAGGGTACTGATAAATTCATCAAGTTCTCCCGGACGCAGCTTCAGCGCCATCTTGCCGAGGTATTCCGGAACGTATTTGGCAATTTGCAGGTCCCCGATTTCGAGACCGTTAAAAAGTTCGACTGCCATTTCGTTGCGCTGGGAATAGGTCATGGAGTCGGCAATCGCCAGCAGCGCCTCACCCGCGGCCTGGCGCACGGCAAGATGTTCACTGACTTTCACGAGGTTGCAGAGGTGCATTCCGAGATGCATCCCGCTCTGCTGCTCTTTCTGCTGCAGCAGGGCATGGCACATGAGGTGGATATTGGCAATCTTGACCAGCCAGTGGGTACCGGTTTTGAGGTCTTCGAGAAAGAGGCTGCTTTCCCTTCCCTGGAACTGCTCCAGACCTTCCGGAAGGTTCATCGTCCTGAGCAGCTGCCGGATAAATTCCGTTTCGTCCAGCTCTTTTTTGAAGAGATGATGCATGCCGTAAAGGGCCGCAAGGCGCACAATCGTATTCTCCTCCTGTTGTGCTGCCTTGGCAAGGTATGCGCGCACGACCTGACAGAAACCCTCTGTCAGATCTTCCGGCCGCAGGGCAAGCAGTGCCTGCAGCAGCGTCATGCGTTCTTCCGGATCCGGCGACACAGCTTCATAGTACTTTTGCAGCACCTCAAGATAAGGCGCCGTCGGATTTTTGTCCTCGGCAATATTCGCGGCTGCTGTACCAATCCGTTCGTAACGCGTTGCCAGGACGGACCGGACAAAAGGCCCCAGGCAGGAACCGATCCAGTTCTTATGCTGCTGCGTATAGCGCCGGCCCGGGTTGATGATCTGCGCGACGAACTGGCTGAAGAGCGTCTGATTCGTCACTTTTTTGCGCGGCAGATTGACGCCTTTCGGCAGTTCCTTGGTGTAACGCTCGTTGAACCTCGCCACAATGCGTCCCATCAGCTCGGC
Proteins encoded in this window:
- a CDS encoding PhzF family phenazine biosynthesis isomerase, translating into MKTIYTVVFKAAEGGGNPDPVTLDADELTTEEMLAMAKKFGYESSFVLKPTRPDCDVRYRYFMPLQETEMCLHDTIGTSTVLIQEGRVKRSPFYAETMLGPIRIDWTKNGDDIAVAVKQFLPEVKKLAPTKEELCRALGIKESDLGEGPVESVSTSRFKLMVPLRSKEILNALQPDFPYLRELCEKYETTGFCPFAPAPEEGENVYYDRQFPKHAGYDEDPATGVAASALGAYLVLNQKNPADGWHTFEIYQGFAMGRPSHIGSDILVENGKITETRVRGSAEIVDK
- a CDS encoding flavodoxin family protein — encoded protein: MKITILNGSPRKGKSITRMLSGLLLDGLQESSAKEAEIQEIALYEKNVEPCKADFSCWFRKPGVCIIKDDAKEIYETMQQSDLCIWSFPLYCFGIPAKVVTLFERILPWISPEITRDADGRISHPGLGGGCRHILVMSGALPNVDDNFTAAVLRFRRMFGNSVPCICCGESSLFLYHKSEAITKLTDDYRQLMQKAGHLLGETGQIPEEIQKELNKPIMPVEEYIKFTNDRCRPFVERRKKRE
- a CDS encoding Rpn family recombination-promoting nuclease/putative transposase, which translates into the protein MKLIKPFDELTIQDNFMFKRVMQNKELCKTLIEKLLHIKVKDITYPTENKAINMLLPSRGVRVKVHVGDDTDKIYDVEMQCTYDSTNLLVKYMRHEEDLMTDEQIRNGTPCEELNDTYIIFICTYDPFSNGLAKYEFGFRCKENPKLDLDDGQTEIFLNAKGADAAQDPFLAAFLRYVDGKDMAITDPFIEKLDEEVAFVKKLGQVRREYRLLADEFDRWALEWQERERLRITKNMFKAGFSDEQVMQATFDKIDLDAKHPED
- a CDS encoding NAD(P)H-dependent oxidoreductase, with amino-acid sequence MLYVVKMGWEEGRDTRRVDGVLAKALAGIDCATVSSLADFELHFPDEEERKAGEPRRVLFVVNLARGGISVDFARIIAYISQHHHCLENCIGSVVVDGAEELFTKKAGREMIFIANRSGCGFPGSPLVEATGSLYNFNIRAKLQGIVNLRAYENAVKKLVEQLLSFEGAPAPEGGKHKLAFFHASSRKTSNTLLLWSMIRKHMEGRADIREVSLRNGSVVDCRGCSYEACLHFGEKGDCFYGGVMVEEGYPAIRESDTLIFCCPNYNDSVSANIMAFFNRMTALFRSDFKEFAKKRVFALVVSGYSGGDIVAEQVIDAMNCNKHFILPPHFALMETANDPGSILQCEGIEERAKEMAGRILG
- a CDS encoding lactate dehydrogenase gives rise to the protein MEKRLYHISDLPAEAGVKETLPLTGRPALKEKNRVHILALGDVGRTMLIGLRLLGSDKIASIGICDLNTKNLQRLEIEMNQIRYPFATGERVLPKVDIVEEKNLFDCDVFIFCASKGIPPIGVKGDVRMAQLAANSELVRHFGALAKAADFKGLACIVSDPVDNLCRAFLESSGLKPYQVSGFGLGVMNARACYYAEKDPRMTHYLTEGRAFGPHGQDLVIADSLTHYNDELSRELTQKVVTCNLAVRDLGYKPYIAPALSSAAISILLTLRGEWHYGSLYLGDGKRGAFLGVKNRLTEEGFEYEDADLCPELYARIKNAYLNLCNA
- a CDS encoding phosphohydrolase, which encodes MRDTKKRSTLWETLLGALSAPAFCKAMNLTPEGVKEQFQEYHLKAACRRLKAAADANGRFAAGAVLPILQDYLPVLADEPREGWLVDCYNYVLRKIFPETTEPENADTAVRYEAGRRVFLQILRGLYHYEKMHLPFDPRYNFEMLPAKEIKKEHFTREYLRLRTLVRDDYIYEYMRLAAEVTPFNALGHIGGVTYVATFMARQLHKRGVPVDVALIAGAAAVHDMGKYGVKKGEERRVPYLHYYYTDIFCEREGLPQMGHIAANHSVWDLELENLSVESLLLIYADFRVKSSRNEKHQEVIHFYTLKEAFDVILSKLDNVDDAKRQRYQRVYAKLADFEDYMLELGVTTELPDNFAQAPARERIVKRKEKVLMEGEEVVRQLKFTAIAHNIELMAIFRSESDFGNLIEAARSEQNWKNLRTYITIFEEYSTYMTEQQKLMTLQFLFELLSHREEDIRVQAAELMGRIVARFNERYTKELPKGVNLPRKKVTNQTLFSQFVAQIINPGRRYTQQHKNWIGSCLGPFVRSVLATRYERIGTAAANIAEDKNPTAPYLEVLQKYYEAVSPDPEERMTLLQALLALRPEDLTEGFCQVVRAYLAKAAQQEENTIVRLAALYGMHHLFKKELDETEFIRQLLRTMNLPEGLEQFQGRESSLFLEDLKTGTHWLVKIANIHLMCHALLQQKEQQSGMHLGMHLCNLVKVSEHLAVRQAAGEALLAIADSMTYSQRNEMAVELFNGLEIGDLQIAKYVPEYLGKMALKLRPGELDEFISTLQDEIESTNFQLATSAVNTMGVMLENFQDFSAQMPQDDGQNEKRQLRLLYAMLRAYAHYDKELSRDAFRDIGTYIFHSPVMPEIRKDFFFLHSYKKIWVLLNENTENMLDFYSNAAVLNHIYRFISWSEFAHGHFVFPPEQKVCFYPGTFDPFSSGHKAVAKRIRDMGFVVYLALDEFSWSKHTQPRLMRRKIMNMSVADTENIYPFSENLSVNIANPDDIKKLKEIFADKDLYIAVGSDVVENASAYRQDPGPHTIHSVNHIIFERETREQANWYSDTTPAKAREKATEKLIKGDVIHLKLDKFYEDISSTRIRENIDQNRDISALIDTVAQNFIYANNLYLREPAYKHVLEAQEIGIGEFRPRTWEELPHLQSMISSVGANPLLLQRYLEWDGHGARRVYTQYVNTGGRGEHVIAFGAVHQVPMQNLLVEFRDARVAEHVREEASGRIAAIGYFYVSDDSSISYPGQILLAEMMTELINRDFTYVVYHPIDPSGYNERTVEALTRQGFVDIAPEGSPHPLYAVHIKSPVVLFRDVETTIKNPFNKNPRVLRALDKAHNNLLGVMRRIYPGKLILSFNTSAMHYRIIQKVARLNGVSTAEDPQKRRGPYMSVPFGKALSDVLVPNTVTKALHIEKYFNRAVKGFILAEAHHYAKVDNQVKTIKSFHRPVILIDDLLEKGHRMRMLTPYLKKNDVEVKAVLAGVMSGFAMDLMAQQGYHCECAYFLPSLEMWLNERDCYPFIGGDSIDNANNYSGYDRNPSVNLILPYVKPEFIRHGDEDAAFIYSLTCLQNAKLIMETLQAEYQALYEKRLTLKRLGEVITVPRIPDIDIGVKFDTNMDPTRFIENDIERLVRLRWGELGLNLQSESERNRGGE